The following are encoded in a window of Rubellicoccus peritrichatus genomic DNA:
- a CDS encoding alpha-L-fucosidase: MFCFINTLKKYSTVAPLVSGILLPFYSNAETELTEPKFEPTLESLEQYECPEWFRDAKFGIWSCWNAYTVPGNGDWYARGMYEQGTSHYNYHVKNYGHPSEFGYKDILHLWRGEKFNPKEQIELFKQAGAKYFVVMANHHDNFDLWDSKHQKWNSVNYGPKIDIVAEWQKVTLEAGLRFGITSHLERTWSWFQTNKGFDKTGPYAGVPYDGNDPAYEDLYLKPDPNGDTNRAHPVNAPVEWREHWLDRCKDVIEKYDPDMFYVDGGVPFYGDDKGQTGLRMIAFLYNHSMKMNDGQNEAVMCIKNWKNEGKWGYYWPGIATLDLERHRLDYIDPEPWQTDTSIGDWTWNRNTTYRSAENIIVELVDIVSKNGNLLLNVSPRDDGSLDDAAVALLEEIGDWMAINSESIYDTRYWKVWGADQLRVVQKDGDLYVTTFVWPEERTMTIPFLITENSSAKFSKIELLGHEGEIDFQSTAEGLVIDFPAERPCDHAWVFKISGENFDTIDLEAFKKSYESSPQKIKIWAEVSKKVELPADYKAITFAKNGQLWAINADNHVVSRDGSEFTVLDQQGVDIGGNQQGIIVVAGLDGLVHLLKDEKWQTLEGLTDVTRVDIAESGKVWAVYNESKIAFNKDGKWKTISGGGTDVACGPGNMIAAPGSGGVLYFYQGEKWSKQGGSGAIRLDVSPKTGHTVVANKVNNIYAYHRGKWMKLPGKATDVACGKVNDDEIIGWIAE, translated from the coding sequence ATGTTCTGTTTTATTAATACACTAAAGAAATATTCTACAGTTGCGCCACTGGTCAGTGGTATCCTGTTGCCCTTTTATTCGAACGCCGAAACTGAGTTAACGGAACCTAAGTTTGAGCCGACTCTAGAATCGCTTGAACAATACGAATGCCCGGAATGGTTTCGCGATGCCAAGTTTGGAATCTGGTCCTGTTGGAATGCCTATACGGTGCCTGGAAACGGTGACTGGTATGCCCGCGGGATGTATGAGCAAGGCACTAGCCACTATAACTACCACGTTAAAAACTACGGACATCCGTCGGAATTCGGCTACAAGGACATCCTTCATTTATGGAGAGGGGAAAAGTTTAATCCAAAGGAGCAAATCGAACTCTTTAAGCAAGCTGGTGCCAAATATTTCGTTGTGATGGCGAATCACCACGACAATTTCGATCTATGGGATTCCAAGCATCAAAAGTGGAACAGCGTTAACTATGGCCCCAAGATCGACATTGTTGCCGAGTGGCAGAAAGTAACGCTGGAGGCTGGTTTACGTTTCGGGATCACTAGTCACCTGGAACGCACCTGGAGCTGGTTTCAAACGAATAAGGGCTTTGATAAAACCGGACCTTACGCTGGCGTGCCTTACGATGGCAACGATCCGGCCTATGAAGATCTTTATCTGAAACCGGACCCCAATGGGGACACGAATCGCGCGCATCCGGTGAACGCCCCCGTTGAATGGCGTGAGCATTGGCTGGATCGTTGCAAAGACGTCATCGAAAAATACGACCCTGACATGTTTTACGTCGATGGTGGCGTTCCCTTTTATGGCGACGACAAAGGCCAGACTGGGTTGAGGATGATCGCCTTTCTCTACAACCACAGCATGAAAATGAACGATGGCCAGAACGAAGCGGTCATGTGCATCAAGAATTGGAAAAACGAAGGCAAGTGGGGCTACTACTGGCCAGGTATCGCCACTTTGGACCTCGAACGCCACCGGCTGGATTACATCGATCCGGAACCTTGGCAGACCGATACGTCTATCGGCGACTGGACCTGGAACCGGAACACTACTTACCGTTCGGCCGAGAATATCATCGTCGAGCTCGTCGACATTGTCTCGAAGAATGGTAACCTGTTGCTCAATGTTTCCCCTCGTGATGATGGTTCCCTAGATGACGCCGCCGTTGCTTTACTTGAAGAAATAGGTGACTGGATGGCGATTAATAGCGAGTCAATCTATGATACGCGGTATTGGAAAGTCTGGGGCGCTGATCAGCTCCGTGTTGTTCAGAAAGATGGGGATCTTTATGTGACCACTTTTGTTTGGCCGGAAGAGCGGACGATGACTATTCCGTTTTTAATCACTGAGAACAGCAGTGCCAAATTTTCGAAGATAGAGTTACTGGGCCATGAAGGTGAGATTGATTTCCAATCCACTGCGGAGGGACTGGTTATTGATTTTCCTGCTGAGCGGCCTTGTGATCATGCTTGGGTATTCAAGATCTCCGGTGAAAACTTCGATACGATCGACTTGGAAGCCTTTAAAAAGAGTTACGAATCCAGTCCTCAGAAAATCAAGATTTGGGCGGAGGTTTCGAAAAAGGTGGAATTGCCTGCAGATTACAAAGCCATTACTTTTGCCAAGAATGGACAACTTTGGGCGATTAACGCGGACAATCACGTAGTCAGTCGGGATGGAAGCGAATTCACTGTTCTAGACCAGCAAGGCGTCGATATTGGCGGTAACCAGCAAGGGATTATCGTCGTTGCTGGTTTGGATGGTCTCGTCCACTTGTTGAAGGATGAAAAATGGCAAACACTTGAGGGGCTCACGGACGTTACTCGGGTCGATATTGCTGAGAGCGGCAAGGTCTGGGCCGTTTACAACGAATCAAAAATTGCTTTCAACAAAGATGGAAAATGGAAGACCATCAGTGGTGGCGGCACCGATGTTGCCTGTGGTCCAGGAAATATGATTGCGGCGCCTGGTAGCGGTGGCGTGTTGTATTTTTATCAAGGTGAAAAGTGGTCCAAACAAGGTGGCAGCGGCGCCATTCGGCTCGATGTTTCACCTAAAACCGGCCATACTGTCGTAGCGAACAAGGTAAATAATATCTATGCTTACCATCGAGGTAAATGGATGAAGCTTCCTGGCAAAGCAACTGACGTTGCTTGTGGCAAAGTCAACGACGATGAAATTATTGGCTGGATTGCAGAGTAA
- a CDS encoding AraC family transcriptional regulator has product MEKILPLERMDVRRWLGSLQEPQKSLSMSSNKKVPGYCEFANSWRVDTDGIGEHLLYYVIKGEFEATVGGSTYRCIPHDLLWLSPDTPFVYQKVNENALAFYRFRLSLETGNCRLGIEPRVIKVSNIRSAISLFEQIVYDIDFPDAYSRWRLRGLLLALCSDVLETKQQKQNDSIRRLTRAQMRKLKHYFHNNHRVWPTPADFAEQIGLSPHYFTQLFTASFGMSPRKWITRERIIIAQDQLLESNCNISELAADLGYRNVYFFSRQFKEVMGMSPSRYRN; this is encoded by the coding sequence ATGGAAAAAATACTACCACTGGAAAGAATGGATGTTCGACGATGGCTGGGTAGTTTGCAGGAGCCTCAAAAAAGCCTGTCAATGTCTTCAAATAAAAAGGTGCCAGGGTATTGTGAGTTTGCCAATAGCTGGAGAGTAGATACTGATGGAATCGGCGAACATCTTTTATACTATGTGATTAAAGGGGAATTTGAAGCGACTGTTGGCGGATCGACCTATCGATGTATCCCTCACGACCTTCTTTGGCTAAGTCCTGATACACCTTTTGTTTATCAGAAAGTGAACGAGAACGCATTGGCCTTTTATCGGTTTCGGCTATCATTAGAAACGGGTAATTGTCGGTTGGGAATTGAACCGCGCGTTATAAAGGTATCGAACATTCGTTCGGCTATATCGCTGTTTGAGCAGATCGTTTACGACATTGACTTTCCTGATGCTTATTCACGCTGGCGGCTTAGAGGACTGTTGCTTGCCTTATGCTCTGATGTTTTGGAAACCAAGCAACAAAAGCAGAATGATTCCATACGTCGTTTAACGAGGGCTCAAATGAGAAAGCTCAAGCATTACTTTCACAATAATCATCGCGTGTGGCCGACTCCAGCGGATTTTGCCGAACAGATTGGTTTGAGCCCACACTATTTTACTCAGTTATTTACTGCCTCATTTGGCATGTCTCCTCGTAAATGGATAACTCGGGAGCGTATTATTATTGCTCAAGACCAATTGCTAGAGTCGAATTGTAATATCTCAGAGTTAGCCGCTGATTTGGGCTATCGAAATGTCTATTTCTTTAGTCGCCAGTTTAAGGAAGTGATGGGTATGAGTCCGTCTCGGTATCGGAACTAA
- a CDS encoding PEP-CTERM sorting domain-containing protein (PEP-CTERM proteins occur, often in large numbers, in the proteomes of bacteria that also encode an exosortase, a predicted intramembrane cysteine proteinase. The presence of a PEP-CTERM domain at a protein's C-terminus predicts cleavage within the sorting domain, followed by covalent anchoring to some some component of the (usually Gram-negative) cell surface. Many PEP-CTERM proteins exhibit an unusual sequence composition that includes large numbers of potential glycosylation sites. Expression of one such protein has been shown restore the ability of a bacterium to form floc, a type of biofilm.) — translation MKKTIITISAIGLLAGSLLAQPIATSIDSITESGGIVSSVTVGLDTYNSFVAPTSLLEISSPADPYLALQGVATLPTDATSALGGLNVQTGALNYGYEAQFGGALTDTSQVFLIGNYADITGTERIDIIAIDASGNTLATASQIAVNANGFPAIVPESTYDRTGGTDLDRTITGATFTLAELGLGGFGATGIEISDGTYDPQAVFIAIPEPGTYAALVALGALLFVVNRRRRNLHNEL, via the coding sequence ATGAAAAAAACTATTATAACAATATCGGCTATAGGTCTCTTGGCTGGATCTCTTCTGGCGCAGCCTATTGCTACAAGTATTGATTCGATTACAGAGAGCGGTGGTATCGTCTCTTCCGTCACGGTTGGGCTTGATACATACAATTCCTTTGTTGCTCCTACCTCGCTGCTTGAGATCAGCAGCCCTGCTGACCCCTACCTTGCTCTTCAGGGTGTCGCAACTCTGCCTACTGATGCGACAAGTGCATTGGGTGGTTTAAACGTTCAGACTGGGGCTTTGAATTATGGATATGAAGCGCAATTTGGTGGTGCATTGACTGATACATCTCAAGTTTTTCTTATTGGAAATTATGCTGACATAACAGGCACCGAGAGAATTGATATCATCGCAATTGATGCTTCTGGTAACACACTTGCAACTGCATCGCAGATTGCTGTCAACGCAAATGGTTTTCCGGCAATTGTTCCTGAGTCGACTTACGATCGTACAGGTGGGACCGATTTAGATCGTACGATCACTGGCGCTACTTTTACTCTTGCTGAGCTGGGGCTTGGTGGATTCGGTGCAACTGGCATCGAGATTTCAGATGGTACTTATGACCCACAGGCAGTTTTTATTGCGATACCTGAACCCGGCACTTATGCAGCACTAGTAGCATTGGGAGCTTTGCTATTTGTTGTTAATCGACGTCGGCGTAATTTGCATAATGAACTTTAG
- a CDS encoding ABC transporter ATP-binding protein, with product MLSLNKLTKKYGQKTVVDSLNLELESGEILGFLGPNGAGKSTTMKMITGFLLPTSGSASINGFNAIDSPVELKRLIGYLPERGPLYEEMTILEFLKFSGGVRGLLKTELARGLERVLDACELSDVRHQVVGTLSKGYRQRVGMAQAIIHDPPCLILDEPTDGLDPNQKREMRRLIAGMSSKGIIVSTHILEEVEAVCNRVVILDKGRIVANETPESLMQFHEKYRVICLKANPDNLLEIKTFIEEKQYVARVVTDADGLNIYPDQKKDIEQALWQDLRQTSWGIHSLSPIVIRMDDVFESLTQ from the coding sequence ATGCTTTCGTTAAATAAATTAACTAAAAAGTATGGACAAAAGACGGTAGTAGATAGTCTAAATCTCGAGCTTGAGTCCGGAGAAATTCTAGGCTTTCTTGGCCCGAACGGTGCTGGAAAATCTACTACCATGAAGATGATAACGGGCTTTTTGCTGCCCACGTCAGGCTCAGCTAGTATTAATGGCTTCAATGCGATCGACAGCCCGGTGGAATTAAAACGCCTCATCGGGTATCTTCCAGAGCGCGGCCCTTTATATGAAGAAATGACCATTTTGGAATTCCTGAAGTTCTCCGGTGGTGTGCGCGGCTTATTAAAGACGGAGCTGGCGCGCGGATTGGAAAGGGTGCTTGATGCGTGTGAACTCAGTGACGTCAGGCATCAAGTTGTTGGAACGCTGAGTAAGGGCTATCGACAACGCGTAGGAATGGCACAAGCCATTATTCATGATCCTCCCTGTTTGATCCTTGATGAGCCTACGGATGGCTTAGACCCGAACCAGAAGCGAGAGATGCGTCGCTTAATCGCCGGCATGTCTTCAAAGGGCATTATCGTTTCAACGCACATTCTTGAGGAGGTTGAGGCCGTGTGTAATCGCGTTGTGATTTTAGATAAAGGGCGAATCGTTGCGAATGAAACCCCTGAATCCCTCATGCAGTTTCATGAAAAATATCGAGTCATATGTTTAAAGGCGAATCCGGACAATCTTTTGGAAATCAAAACCTTCATTGAAGAAAAACAGTATGTCGCTCGTGTGGTTACGGATGCTGATGGTCTAAATATTTATCCTGACCAAAAGAAGGATATTGAACAAGCGCTTTGGCAAGATCTTCGTCAAACGTCTTGGGGTATCCACTCGCTTTCCCCAATAGTCATCCGGATGGATGATGTGTTTGAGTCGTTAACTCAATAA
- a CDS encoding NAD(P)-dependent oxidoreductase has translation MMKKKIAFTGSAGFLGTSIYQAFEGDYELRLADVAEFNAGHEKMIGDVVDFDFCKRLVDGMDYLVIGHMYPRPYGVVPTRIFDVNVTGTANLLYAAVQSGVKRVALISSVAACSEHDPAVDLNGLRPKGSEMYSTTKACQEIIAEAIHEEFGLEIASIRIGYVVDCRSKVNKYGNVLKEFVSGMIDRGDVGIVTRKFIEIPGLKYEVRPAYSFSEPGHYPSGIATFQYLNWRSCFDTSTDRISAVTG, from the coding sequence ATGATGAAAAAGAAAATAGCTTTTACTGGTAGTGCTGGATTTTTGGGAACTTCAATCTATCAGGCTTTTGAGGGCGATTATGAATTGCGCCTTGCTGATGTCGCTGAATTTAATGCAGGCCATGAAAAAATGATCGGTGATGTGGTCGATTTTGATTTCTGCAAACGCTTGGTTGATGGAATGGACTATCTTGTGATTGGGCATATGTATCCGCGGCCTTATGGAGTGGTTCCAACGCGAATCTTTGATGTGAATGTGACTGGTACCGCAAATTTGCTGTATGCAGCAGTGCAGTCTGGGGTCAAGCGTGTAGCTCTCATTTCAAGCGTAGCTGCATGCAGTGAGCATGATCCTGCTGTTGATTTGAACGGATTGCGTCCTAAGGGAAGTGAGATGTACTCTACTACCAAGGCTTGCCAGGAAATAATAGCTGAAGCAATTCATGAGGAATTTGGACTTGAGATTGCTTCGATCCGCATTGGCTATGTTGTCGATTGTCGTAGTAAGGTCAATAAGTATGGTAATGTTTTAAAGGAGTTCGTATCTGGGATGATTGATCGAGGCGATGTCGGTATTGTAACGCGAAAGTTCATTGAGATCCCAGGGTTGAAGTATGAAGTTCGGCCAGCTTATAGCTTTAGTGAGCCTGGGCATTATCCAAGTGGTATTGCTACCTTTCAGTATCTAAACTGGCGTTCTTGTTTTGATACATCAACTGATAGGATTTCTGCTGTGACGGGTTAA
- a CDS encoding FAD-dependent oxidoreductase, giving the protein MIVSDPTDRRELKCEHLSCDLAIAGGGVAAVCTAITAARQGAKVTLIQDRPVLGGNASSEVRLWVLGATAHMYNNNRWSREGGIMDEILVENMYRNAEGNPLIFDILLLEKVTNEPNITLLLNTAVYDVEKESPNRIRSITAFCSQNSTTYKVAAPYFCDGSGDGIVGFMAGAAFRMGAETKDEFGELFAPDESFGSLLGHSIYFYSKDTGKPVDFIAPSFAMKDIEKIIPRYKDFKTEESGCKLWWIEYGGRLDTVHDSEKIKWELWQIVYGVWDYIKNSGKFPDARNLTLEWVGTIPGKRESRRFEGDHILTQKDIVNLTQFEDAVSFGGWSIDLHPADGVYSEKPGSIHMHPQGIYQIPYRCLYSRNIDNLFLTGRITSSSHVAFGSTRVIATAAHSGQAVGIAAKMCLEKQCQPADIYHEKHYPELQVRLERTGQHIPRIKVNDSADLAQTATISASSEYIVSNLPDCGETVKLESSWAQMIPVNPGALPSMNVIIDAFAETTLTVELRVSAYTSTHTPNIVLESKEIQLTTGNNQSVEVTFDANIDETRHVYLVFMKNESVAIHTSDLRLSGWLTTKDQGYEQSKEDEEKLGGNAMPFWCPQRRPGGKNFAVKFSQPIACFSCEHISNGVKRPSAGTNAWIPAQDDPQPTLQLEWDESQTIKQLTVFLDTDFDHAMESVLMGHPENIMPFCQQAFEILDGDEQVIYSITDNHESRIEIHFDQPIRTSSLKLRLPKPSGNDLKSIMGISVFKNQV; this is encoded by the coding sequence ATGATAGTCAGTGACCCTACGGATCGACGCGAATTAAAATGCGAACACTTATCCTGCGACCTTGCCATTGCCGGAGGCGGCGTCGCAGCCGTTTGTACGGCTATCACGGCGGCCAGGCAGGGCGCTAAAGTAACCCTGATTCAAGATCGACCCGTCCTTGGCGGCAATGCCTCAAGCGAAGTAAGGTTATGGGTGCTGGGCGCTACGGCTCACATGTACAATAACAACCGCTGGTCGCGAGAAGGAGGTATCATGGACGAGATCCTGGTGGAGAACATGTACCGCAATGCAGAGGGCAATCCACTAATCTTCGACATTCTGCTGCTTGAGAAGGTAACCAATGAGCCCAATATCACTCTCCTCTTAAACACAGCCGTCTACGATGTCGAAAAGGAATCTCCGAATCGTATTAGGTCCATCACTGCGTTTTGCAGTCAGAATTCCACGACCTACAAAGTAGCAGCACCGTATTTCTGTGATGGCTCCGGAGACGGCATTGTCGGCTTTATGGCAGGCGCTGCCTTTCGGATGGGTGCTGAAACAAAAGACGAATTCGGCGAGCTATTTGCACCAGACGAATCGTTCGGCAGCCTACTTGGACACTCGATCTATTTTTACAGTAAGGATACCGGAAAGCCAGTCGACTTCATCGCCCCCAGTTTTGCGATGAAGGATATCGAAAAAATTATTCCTCGCTATAAGGACTTCAAAACCGAGGAGTCTGGTTGTAAACTTTGGTGGATCGAATATGGAGGCCGCTTGGACACCGTCCACGACAGTGAAAAAATCAAATGGGAACTCTGGCAAATCGTCTACGGCGTCTGGGATTACATCAAAAATTCAGGCAAATTCCCTGATGCCAGAAACTTGACCCTTGAATGGGTAGGCACCATTCCAGGCAAACGAGAAAGCCGTCGCTTTGAAGGTGACCACATTCTAACCCAAAAGGATATTGTCAATCTAACACAGTTTGAGGATGCGGTCAGCTTTGGTGGTTGGTCCATTGACCTGCACCCTGCCGATGGCGTTTACAGCGAAAAGCCAGGTAGCATACACATGCACCCTCAAGGCATCTACCAAATTCCATACCGCTGCTTATATAGCCGCAACATTGACAATCTCTTCCTCACCGGCCGTATCACCAGTTCCTCCCATGTAGCCTTTGGCTCCACGCGAGTTATCGCCACCGCAGCACATTCCGGACAAGCCGTTGGCATTGCCGCCAAAATGTGCCTGGAAAAACAGTGCCAACCAGCGGACATTTACCACGAGAAACATTACCCAGAACTTCAAGTTCGCCTGGAGCGAACGGGGCAGCATATCCCTCGCATCAAAGTTAATGATTCTGCTGACCTGGCACAGACAGCCACCATCTCAGCATCGAGTGAATATATTGTTTCCAATCTCCCTGATTGTGGAGAAACCGTAAAGTTAGAATCCTCGTGGGCACAGATGATTCCCGTCAACCCTGGTGCCCTGCCAAGCATGAACGTCATCATTGATGCTTTTGCAGAAACCACCCTAACCGTGGAATTACGTGTTAGCGCCTACACCAGCACGCACACACCAAATATTGTTTTAGAGTCGAAAGAAATCCAATTAACTACTGGCAATAACCAATCCGTCGAAGTCACCTTCGACGCCAACATTGACGAAACGAGACATGTCTATTTGGTCTTCATGAAAAACGAATCCGTAGCCATTCATACAAGCGACCTTCGGCTTTCTGGTTGGCTCACAACAAAAGATCAAGGCTACGAACAAAGTAAAGAAGACGAAGAAAAACTAGGTGGCAACGCTATGCCATTCTGGTGCCCGCAAAGACGCCCCGGTGGTAAAAATTTTGCTGTAAAATTCAGCCAACCTATCGCCTGCTTCAGCTGCGAACACATAAGCAACGGCGTTAAGCGCCCATCGGCAGGAACCAATGCCTGGATCCCTGCCCAAGATGACCCTCAGCCGACTCTTCAGCTTGAGTGGGACGAAAGTCAAACCATTAAGCAATTGACCGTTTTCCTGGATACGGACTTCGACCATGCAATGGAATCCGTGCTAATGGGACATCCAGAAAACATCATGCCATTCTGCCAACAGGCTTTCGAAATCCTAGATGGCGACGAGCAGGTCATTTACTCTATTACTGACAACCATGAAAGCCGCATTGAAATACATTTCGATCAACCAATCCGGACCTCATCATTAAAACTGAGACTACCCAAACCCTCAGGAAATGACCTCAAAAGTATCATGGGAATTAGTGTTTTTAAAAACCAGGTTTGA
- a CDS encoding alginate lyase family protein, with the protein MNYSYKITVLLIVGLVCAMVSYAGSAAEFLATYPKHAQILFEQIDWDSEGLSELEEEDHVARLEGLIKHFQNSPTTETMRAAAPAKRGHKGLDVVIDALVNSELKPEGYINFSKQPPAMTKHYLGGAITRFEYMLRFSAAWHGTGDPKYFDIIKRVLNDLAVGQPPVVMETYDMQQHEACWISLETALRMENLYKVYFSAIQHPDMDDEIKLLILAMLWEHADHLLHHGSGGQGNWMTTEGERLLRVALVFPEYKDSEAWADKAVQRFTSNMDGLFYPDGSQCELSIMYGYISFRSAMAYYNLLKEYGREMPEGFKENLQQQIRFYSWVCTPDGQMSSAGDGNYTPGYFRTGLGFAEQLGVEDAIHLITKGEEGASLEGPSSTFFDYSGYAISRDSVGADNEQWSLFDMGPYGTGHVHNDALHLTVYSKRLLLVDTGRYHYTLYDGWHEGYFKATRGHNTVGIAGCDQYFPYWRAYDDEWNEYMYSRSYEPIAETEYEITDDYDFFRGRTYNGYIEPDVTGKGYGLRLKGKNAHERGVHYERGEFWAVIDRVFTDERRSVEVFWHFHPDVKNVKMLENGAVVSYDANEGNVMIYPIYGNQEVEGKLFYGSEEPKQGWYAPRYGTKVPAWAVEYYSEAEYLAWFGWLIVPFEGDKIPEVSAIATSLTNHLYRIDTVIDGETATLEMQLDDTPEFQEDKYSEGLLPYYIVTREKPD; encoded by the coding sequence ATGAATTATAGTTACAAAATAACCGTTCTATTGATCGTTGGTTTGGTCTGCGCCATGGTTTCCTATGCCGGAAGCGCAGCGGAGTTTCTGGCTACCTATCCCAAACACGCGCAAATTTTATTTGAGCAGATTGATTGGGATTCAGAGGGCTTGTCTGAATTGGAGGAAGAAGATCACGTTGCCAGGTTGGAAGGCTTAATTAAGCATTTTCAAAACTCGCCTACTACTGAAACGATGCGGGCGGCAGCGCCTGCCAAGCGAGGTCATAAGGGTTTAGACGTCGTTATTGATGCCTTGGTTAACAGTGAGCTGAAGCCGGAGGGATACATCAACTTCTCGAAGCAACCTCCTGCGATGACCAAGCATTATCTGGGAGGGGCCATTACTCGGTTCGAATATATGCTTCGATTCAGTGCCGCCTGGCATGGGACCGGAGATCCTAAATATTTTGATATCATCAAGCGTGTCTTAAACGACCTGGCTGTGGGGCAACCTCCGGTGGTCATGGAGACTTATGACATGCAGCAGCATGAGGCCTGCTGGATATCATTGGAAACCGCCCTGAGAATGGAGAATCTCTACAAGGTCTATTTCTCTGCGATCCAGCATCCGGATATGGATGATGAGATCAAATTGCTAATTCTTGCTATGTTGTGGGAGCATGCCGACCACCTCTTGCACCATGGCTCAGGAGGGCAGGGTAACTGGATGACGACTGAGGGGGAGCGTCTCCTCCGTGTGGCGCTTGTCTTCCCGGAATATAAAGACTCCGAGGCATGGGCGGATAAGGCAGTTCAACGCTTTACCAGCAATATGGATGGTCTCTTTTATCCGGATGGCTCTCAATGCGAGCTTTCGATCATGTATGGCTATATTTCCTTTCGCTCAGCAATGGCTTACTACAATCTTCTGAAAGAATATGGACGAGAGATGCCCGAAGGTTTTAAGGAGAATCTGCAGCAACAGATTCGTTTTTATTCGTGGGTGTGTACACCGGATGGGCAGATGTCCAGCGCTGGTGACGGCAACTACACGCCGGGGTATTTTCGAACAGGCCTTGGTTTTGCTGAACAACTCGGTGTTGAAGATGCGATTCATTTGATTACAAAAGGAGAAGAGGGGGCGTCTTTGGAGGGGCCTAGCTCTACCTTTTTTGATTACTCAGGTTATGCTATCAGTCGAGACTCGGTTGGTGCTGATAATGAGCAATGGAGCCTTTTTGATATGGGGCCTTATGGGACCGGACACGTTCATAACGATGCTCTTCACCTGACTGTGTATAGCAAGCGTCTACTGCTTGTGGATACGGGGCGCTACCATTATACTTTGTATGATGGTTGGCACGAGGGCTACTTTAAGGCTACTCGTGGGCACAACACTGTTGGCATTGCAGGCTGTGACCAGTATTTCCCTTATTGGCGCGCTTATGATGATGAGTGGAACGAGTATATGTACAGCAGAAGTTACGAGCCAATTGCGGAGACAGAATACGAGATTACGGATGACTATGATTTTTTCCGTGGGCGCACGTACAATGGATACATCGAGCCAGATGTCACGGGCAAGGGCTATGGTCTGCGTTTAAAGGGGAAGAACGCCCATGAACGTGGTGTTCATTACGAGCGAGGTGAATTCTGGGCGGTAATTGACCGAGTCTTTACCGATGAAAGGCGCAGCGTTGAAGTTTTCTGGCATTTTCATCCTGATGTGAAGAATGTTAAAATGTTAGAGAATGGCGCCGTGGTCTCGTATGACGCCAATGAAGGTAATGTCATGATTTACCCGATTTACGGTAATCAAGAAGTCGAGGGGAAACTCTTTTATGGTTCCGAAGAGCCCAAGCAGGGCTGGTATGCGCCTCGTTATGGGACAAAGGTTCCTGCCTGGGCGGTGGAATATTACAGTGAGGCTGAATACTTGGCGTGGTTTGGTTGGTTAATCGTTCCTTTTGAGGGTGACAAAATACCCGAAGTTTCGGCTATCGCGACTTCTCTCACAAATCACCTCTATCGCATTGACACCGTTATCGACGGTGAAACTGCCACGCTTGAAATGCAACTTGACGATACCCCAGAGTTTCAGGAAGACAAGTATAGTGAGGGCCTCCTCCCATACTACATTGTAACGCGTGAAAAACCCGATTGA